The Streptomyces sp. SS1-1 genome has a segment encoding these proteins:
- a CDS encoding maltokinase N-terminal cap-like domain-containing protein gives MQKTAIARPGRTADAGPMASLSGLLREWLPRQRWFAGKDRPVTDLVLLSMTELFPGCLHLLVHAGHSAVPSPGGAPPAGDCYQLLLGVRQHPSPRLGRALIGRAEEGPLAGMTVFDALQDPRSAQLLLERLRHPGEAGPLRFEGDPSVPVPAGLVPRLLDAEQSNSSLVYGDAFILKLFRRIQPGVNPDLELSGALAGQGCRRVPAPVAWFRTTSPWEATLGVLQPFLRDASDGWTLALAALASGDDFTAEARQLGRATAEVHLALASAFPSRAHGENGRMAAAMTERLELAAHFVPALQPHVPGLRTAFGALAGCDPGPPDQRIHGDLHLGQVLRAGREWFVIDFEGEPSRPLAERRGVHSPVRDIAGMLRSFDYAARQRRPWRPEWARRCREAYCAGYASLAGWDPRKKHGLLRAYETDRAVYEVLYEARHRPDWLPVPMAAIERLAVRGA, from the coding sequence GAATGGCTGCCACGGCAGCGCTGGTTCGCCGGCAAGGACCGGCCCGTCACGGACCTCGTCCTGCTGTCCATGACCGAGCTCTTCCCGGGCTGTCTGCACCTGCTGGTGCACGCCGGCCACTCCGCCGTCCCCTCACCCGGCGGCGCCCCGCCGGCCGGCGACTGCTACCAGCTACTGCTCGGCGTACGGCAGCACCCGTCGCCGCGGCTCGGGCGGGCGCTGATCGGCCGGGCGGAGGAGGGCCCGCTGGCCGGGATGACGGTCTTCGACGCGCTCCAGGACCCCCGCTCGGCCCAGCTGCTCCTCGAACGGCTGCGGCACCCCGGGGAGGCGGGACCGCTGCGCTTCGAGGGCGACCCGTCCGTGCCGGTGCCGGCCGGTCTCGTGCCCCGGCTGCTGGACGCGGAGCAGTCCAACTCCTCGCTGGTGTACGGCGACGCGTTCATCCTGAAGCTGTTCCGGCGCATCCAGCCCGGGGTCAACCCCGATCTGGAGCTGTCCGGGGCGCTGGCCGGGCAGGGCTGCCGGCGGGTGCCGGCCCCGGTGGCCTGGTTCCGTACGACGAGCCCCTGGGAGGCCACGCTCGGGGTGCTCCAGCCCTTCCTGCGGGACGCCTCCGACGGCTGGACTCTGGCGCTGGCCGCGCTCGCCTCCGGTGACGACTTCACCGCCGAGGCACGTCAACTGGGCCGGGCGACGGCCGAGGTGCATCTGGCGCTGGCGTCGGCGTTCCCGTCCCGCGCGCACGGCGAGAACGGCCGGATGGCGGCGGCCATGACCGAACGCCTGGAGCTGGCCGCGCACTTCGTGCCCGCGCTGCAGCCCCATGTCCCCGGGCTGCGCACGGCCTTCGGCGCGCTCGCCGGCTGCGACCCGGGTCCGCCGGACCAGCGCATCCACGGTGACCTGCATCTGGGGCAGGTGCTGCGGGCCGGGCGCGAGTGGTTCGTCATCGACTTCGAGGGCGAGCCGTCCCGCCCGCTCGCCGAGCGGCGGGGCGTGCACTCCCCGGTGCGCGACATCGCCGGGATGCTGCGCTCCTTCGACTACGCCGCCCGGCAGCGCCGGCCGTGGCGCCCCGAGTGGGCGCGCCGCTGCCGCGAGGCCTACTGCGCGGGCTACGCCTCGCTCGCCGGGTGGGACCCGCGCAAGAAGCACGGACTGCTCCGTGCCTACGAGACCGACCGCGCCGTGTACGAGGTGCTGTACGAGGCCCGGCACCGACCCGACTGGTTGCCCGTACCTATGGCGGCGATCGAACGCCTCGCCGTGAGAGGAGCCTGA